In a single window of the Niabella ginsenosidivorans genome:
- a CDS encoding phosphocholine-specific phospholipase C produces the protein MDKSRRDFLKTATILSGAAGLTNVLPTSIAKAASINATPGSTFMDAEHIVFLMQENRSFDHMFGCLQGVRGFNDPRIKTLPDQNKAWIQKDKKGNAYTPFHIDINKTKITWQGGLPHDWPDQSAARNHGKYDQWIPQKSVMCMGHYQRTDVPFYYALADAFTICDHHFCASLTGTTPNRLFFWTGNIRPDLSGKSKPAVRNSQAESRDNVYVDWSSFPELLEDSGVDWRIYQNELWTANLEEEIDYWLGNYGDNAVEYIKNHRVKLSAYFRKHGDATGKQKIPASDIQERYDRLSQREKNLVDKAFTTNIHQEGYLELEPFTFTDDAGAQKTVNIPKQDIFKQFRQDVQNGKLPAVSWLVAPQSFSDHTSTPLYGTWYVSEALKILTDNPEVWKKTIFILTYDENDGYYDHLAPFVVPKKGDPSTGKVSDDIDPTADFSWEHDLPIGLGYRVPFIVASPWSKGGYVNSEIFDHTSTLMFLEQFLSKKTGKQIRSPHISSWRRAICGDLSSVFRPYNGETYPLPESLARATVVEHIQNARNKPEQKPPAPLSQNEIEAINQHPAWADVNKDRMPQQEKGTRPASALPYRLYADCMLSADKRSVTLHLKADAKEHANEPVLRGAPFNVYTPATYNSVAGKTWFYAVGAGKAIEDHYSIDQFSNNKYNLVVQGPNGFFRHFKGAATGAYITVQCEYVRHRLFRKKVNGNLEVMIRNHSSAPQQLLLKDHAYGLEQQEVAIKPNAEKRIKIRLEGSNHWYDFSVLLKDDPSFEWHYAGHVETGKASITDPQMAGS, from the coding sequence ATGGATAAGAGCAGGAGAGACTTTTTGAAAACGGCAACTATTTTATCGGGCGCAGCCGGGTTAACCAACGTGCTGCCCACTTCTATTGCAAAAGCAGCCAGCATTAATGCAACCCCGGGCAGCACCTTTATGGATGCAGAGCATATCGTTTTCCTGATGCAGGAGAATCGCTCCTTTGATCATATGTTCGGGTGTCTGCAGGGCGTGCGCGGGTTTAATGACCCCAGGATCAAAACACTGCCGGATCAGAATAAAGCATGGATCCAGAAGGATAAAAAAGGCAATGCCTATACGCCGTTCCACATCGACATTAATAAAACAAAAATAACCTGGCAGGGCGGGTTGCCGCACGACTGGCCGGATCAGAGCGCCGCGCGCAATCATGGCAAATATGATCAGTGGATCCCGCAAAAATCAGTAATGTGCATGGGGCATTACCAAAGAACGGATGTGCCTTTTTATTATGCCCTGGCAGATGCGTTTACCATTTGCGATCATCATTTCTGTGCTTCTCTTACAGGCACCACGCCCAACCGGCTGTTCTTCTGGACGGGCAATATCCGCCCGGATCTTTCCGGTAAGAGCAAGCCTGCCGTGCGCAATTCACAGGCGGAATCGAGGGATAATGTGTATGTAGACTGGAGCTCCTTCCCGGAGCTGCTGGAAGACAGCGGGGTGGACTGGCGCATTTACCAGAATGAACTGTGGACGGCCAACCTGGAAGAGGAAATCGATTACTGGCTGGGCAATTATGGCGATAACGCGGTGGAGTATATTAAGAACCATCGCGTGAAATTATCTGCTTATTTCAGGAAGCATGGGGATGCAACCGGCAAACAGAAAATACCGGCATCTGATATTCAGGAACGATATGACCGGTTATCCCAACGCGAAAAGAACCTGGTGGACAAAGCGTTTACCACCAATATCCATCAGGAGGGTTATTTAGAGCTGGAACCCTTCACCTTTACGGATGATGCGGGTGCACAGAAAACGGTAAACATCCCCAAGCAGGATATTTTTAAACAGTTCCGGCAAGATGTACAGAATGGAAAACTGCCCGCTGTTTCCTGGCTGGTAGCCCCGCAAAGTTTTTCAGATCATACCAGCACACCGTTATACGGCACCTGGTATGTATCTGAAGCGCTGAAAATTTTAACGGACAACCCGGAGGTGTGGAAAAAAACCATTTTTATTTTAACCTATGATGAGAACGATGGGTATTATGATCACCTGGCGCCCTTTGTGGTTCCCAAAAAAGGAGACCCTTCCACCGGCAAAGTGTCGGACGATATTGATCCTACTGCCGATTTTTCCTGGGAGCATGATCTGCCCATCGGCCTGGGCTACCGGGTGCCTTTTATTGTGGCATCGCCCTGGAGCAAAGGCGGCTATGTAAATTCAGAGATCTTTGATCACACTTCCACGCTTATGTTCCTGGAGCAGTTTCTTTCAAAGAAAACCGGTAAGCAGATCCGCAGTCCGCATATCAGCAGCTGGCGGCGGGCTATTTGCGGAGACCTGAGCTCTGTATTCCGCCCCTATAATGGAGAAACCTACCCGCTGCCGGAATCGCTGGCAAGAGCCACTGTTGTGGAGCATATCCAGAATGCCCGTAATAAACCGGAGCAAAAACCGCCGGCTCCGTTAAGTCAAAATGAAATAGAGGCAATCAATCAGCATCCCGCCTGGGCCGATGTAAATAAAGACCGGATGCCGCAACAGGAAAAAGGCACCCGGCCCGCATCTGCATTGCCTTACCGGCTGTATGCAGATTGTATGCTTAGTGCGGATAAAAGATCAGTGACCTTACATTTGAAAGCGGATGCAAAAGAACATGCAAATGAGCCGGTATTAAGAGGTGCACCGTTTAATGTATATACACCGGCAACCTATAATTCAGTAGCGGGTAAAACCTGGTTTTATGCGGTAGGTGCCGGTAAAGCCATAGAAGATCATTATAGCATCGATCAGTTTTCCAATAACAAATACAACCTGGTGGTACAGGGGCCTAACGGCTTTTTCCGTCATTTTAAAGGCGCAGCAACCGGTGCGTATATTACCGTGCAATGTGAGTATGTGCGGCATCGGCTGTTCCGTAAAAAAGTAAACGGGAACCTGGAAGTAATGATCCGCAACCATTCCTCGGCGCCGCAGCAGCTCCTGTTAAAAGATCATGCGTATGGATTGGAGCAGCAGGAAGTTGCCATAAAACCCAATGCAGAAAAACGGATCAAGATAAGGCTGGAGGGCAGCAATCACTGGTACGACTTTTCTGTTCTGCTAAAAGATGATCCTTCATTTGAATGGCATTATGCCGGGCATGTGGAAACAGGGAAGGCATCTATTACCGATCCGCAGATGGCCGGAAGCTGA
- the map gene encoding type I methionyl aminopeptidase: protein MSITKESELAGMQNAGKAVAHTLKQMMDYARPGMSTKELDDYGAKILADFGARSAPYLTYGFPGCTCISINNEFCHGIPSHKRILKEGDLVNIDVSAELNGFWADNGASFVLGQDMHQHQKLVAASKAILKQAIDHIKGGVKIADVGHLMETAAKKQGFMVIKNLGGHGIGRSLHEQPEALLNYKDRFDQRRFKKNSVVAIETFIATHSTYATELNDGWTLVGNKGGYMAQHEHTIMVTGGKPVILTEMNGIFN, encoded by the coding sequence ATGTCCATAACAAAAGAATCGGAGCTGGCAGGTATGCAAAACGCCGGCAAAGCCGTTGCCCATACACTAAAACAAATGATGGACTATGCCCGGCCGGGAATGAGCACAAAAGAGTTGGATGATTATGGAGCAAAAATTTTAGCAGATTTTGGCGCAAGGTCTGCTCCGTATTTAACCTATGGGTTTCCCGGGTGCACCTGTATCAGTATTAATAATGAATTCTGCCACGGCATACCATCGCACAAGCGGATCTTAAAAGAAGGCGACCTGGTAAATATTGATGTATCTGCGGAGCTGAACGGCTTTTGGGCAGACAATGGCGCTTCCTTTGTTTTGGGGCAGGATATGCATCAACATCAAAAATTAGTAGCAGCTTCTAAAGCAATATTAAAACAGGCCATAGACCATATTAAAGGCGGGGTCAAAATTGCAGACGTGGGTCACTTAATGGAAACGGCAGCAAAAAAGCAGGGCTTTATGGTTATCAAAAACCTGGGTGGGCATGGCATTGGCCGCAGCCTGCATGAGCAGCCGGAAGCGTTACTCAATTACAAAGACCGGTTTGATCAGCGGCGTTTTAAAAAGAACTCCGTTGTAGCCATTGAAACGTTTATTGCTACCCACTCCACCTATGCAACGGAGCTGAACGATGGATGGACGCTGGTAGGCAATAAAGGCGGCTATATGGCCCAGCATGAGCATACTATAATGGTAACCGGCGGCAAGCCCGTTATACTAACGGAAATGAACGGGATTTTTAATTAA